The following are from one region of the Siniperca chuatsi isolate FFG_IHB_CAS linkage group LG21, ASM2008510v1, whole genome shotgun sequence genome:
- the kcnj19a gene encoding G protein-activated inward rectifier potassium channel 1, with the protein MAALRRKFGEDYQVVNTNRATTFSAPVKKKRQRFVDKNGRCNVQHGNLGGETSRYLSDLFTTLVDLKWRWNLLIFILTYTIAWLVMASMWWIIAYIRGDLGGHDSSYTPCVANVYNFPSAFLFFIETEATIGYGYRYITEKCPEGIILFLFQSLMGSIVDAFLIGCMFIKMSQPKKRAETLMFSQEAVISQRDGKLCLMFRVGNLRNSHMVSAQIRCKLIKSRQTPEGEFLPLDQCELDVGFGTGADQLFLVSPLTICHEINPKSPFFDLSQRSLMNEQFEIVVILEGIVETTGMTCQARTSYTEDEVLWGHRFLPVMSLEEGFFRVDYSQFHSTFEVPTPPYSVKEHEEKNSLPSPLSTPTPALTESHGARRDRVFSVDCINTSEERGRQGGIGGRLPSKLQRMSSSGKEDLQRKVLLLSSQHSEKACSTGDLPLKLQRLSSSPGPVAENRLQLKSLKVGFEPMTQSTGDLYQHSLTPTLSPAPVPMHSPLLSAGGRPEDNLPAKLRKMNADR; encoded by the exons ATGGCGGCACTTCGTAGAAAATTTGGCGAAGACTACCAGGTGGTTAACACAAATCGGGCTACCACTTTTTCTGCTCCGGTCAAGAAGAAACGCCAGCGCTTCGTGGACAAGAACGGTCGCTGCAATGTGCAGCACGGGAACCTCGGTGGAGAGACCAGCAGGTACCTGTCTGACCTCTTCACCACTTTGGTAGACCTGAAGTGGCGATGGAACCTGCTCATCTTCATCCTAACTTACACGATCGCTTGGCTGGTCATGGCATCCATGTGGTGGATCATCGCTTATATCAGAGGAGACCTAGGAGGCCACGACTCGTCCTACACCCCCTGTGTGGCCAATGTTTATAACTTCCCCtcagcttttctgtttttcatcgAGACTGAGGCCACGATCGGCTACGGCTACCGGTACATTACAGAGAAGTGCCCGGAGGGCATCATCCTCTTCTTGTTCCAGTCGCTGATGGGCTCCATAGTGGACGCTTTTCTCATCGGCTGCATGTTCATTAAAATGTCCCAGCCTAAGAAACGCGCAGAGACGCTCATGTTCAGTCAGGAAGCGGTGATTTCTCAGCGAGACGGCAAACTGTGCCTCATGTTCCGTGTGGGCAACCTGCGGAACAGCCACATGGTGTCCGCTCAGATCAGGTGCAAACTCATAAAG TCTCGTCAGACACCGGAGGGCGAGTTCCTGCCTCTGGACCAGTGTGAATTGGATGTTGGTTTTGGGACAGGTGCAGACCAACTCTTCCTGGTGTCCCCTCTCACCATTTGCCATGAAATCAATCCCAAGAGCCCCTTTTTCGACTTATCTCAGCGCTCGCTCATGAACGAACAGTTTGAGATTGTCGTTATCCTGGAGGGCATCGTGGAGACCACTG GTATGACATGCCAGGCACGGACATCATATACCGAGGATGAGGTTTTATGGGGCCATCGCTTCCTGCCGGTCATGTCCCTGGAGGAGGGCTTTTTCAGGGTAGACTACTCTCAGTTCCACAGCACATTTGAGGTACCGACACCACCATACAGCGTCAAGGAGCACGAAGAGAAAAATTCGCTGCCCTCGCCTCTATCCACTCCCACCCCCGCACTGACTGAGAGCCATGGCGCCCGGCGCGACCGGGTGTTTTCTGTGGATTGCATCAACACATCAGAGGAAAGGGGCCGTCAAGGAGGGATTGGGGGTCGACTGCCGAGCAAGCTGCAGAGGATGAGTTCATCTGGGAAGGAGGACCTGCAGAGGAAGGTGCTTCTGCTCAGCTCCCAGCACTCAGAGAAGGCCTGCAGCACAGGAGACCTGCCCCTAAAGCTCCAACGCCTCAGTTCCTCGCCGGGACCCGTGGCGGAGAATCGGCTGCAACTCAAGTCCCTCAAGGTGGGCTTCGAACCCATGACCCAGTCTACTGGAGACCTGTACCAGCACAGCCTAACGCCCACGCTGTCCCCTGCTCCGGTCCCCATGCACAGCCCACTGCTCTCAGCTGGAGGGAGGCCGGAGGACAACCTGCCAGCAAAGCTACGAAAGATGAACGCTGACCGCTGA
- the znf281a gene encoding zinc finger protein 281 isoform X2, with the protein MILKKERDSPDCSMGSQGGRAGVEDYVHAMGIKQEKPSEHDYRLPVYPGVLGKSTELLEVTVSNNQSLLVHDFNMGNLPSQLGKEPTGRKGRKSNGDGQEGKPRKKRSEAKQSVMLNADGGSLSPGTKPHICEHCSASFRSSYHLRRHVLIHTGERPFRCNQCNMSFIQKYLLQRHEKIHSGEKPFSCDQCNMRFIQKYHMERHKRTHSGEKPYRCETCQQYFSRTDRLLKHKRTCGEAIKKGLDPGMMDLGCVDMGHGSYGITQGNTGATGRKRGRSKNSGEGGERKKKGDGGGVRVPHIHGAVSGGYSIHEYSMENQTTSSSTEPGPSMQQVHHGRAPKMAFKKANRKSLDKAGLGQAKAGSLEQSGRMDGLGLMQGNGVKVGPISSNYDDAMQFLKKRRYLQAANNANSSGPVVVGGTSSEYDVGIGHLSSQQSVIQGVVSSVMDNDAPLSLDKSGIPDEVLQSLLDHYTQKPDGSHHDVHFDIDDHNVDLNPASADIGHNTDTSSPSGDKTVMMHEYSRFLLQALERTSHSASFALSPRPPASGPFTSSHPGNPLYADKNIYTTSPLECGFGQSVASPSLPSSVPKSHFAMLTGSSPQHSFHLSSLEASTHQQLTPSQELTDQMEKQHSSTPPSSYQISPSDLSSQKDHPPVKNGTAVYPLAPSQNLASLDSSKSSYQIENFAQAFGSQFKPDSRGLSYGTDASGEVDHRIRTPVSEFSGYSSLLSDVNEPVSTGSKTTTSQSYR; encoded by the exons ATGATCCTGAAGAAGGAGCGTGATTCACCTGACTGCAGCATGGGCTCCCAGGGTGGCCGTGCGGGGGTGGAAGACTATGTTCACGCCATGGGTATCAAGCAGGAGAAGCCGTCAGAGCACGATTATCGCCTGCCGGTTTATCCAGGAGTGCTGGGGAAGAGCACAGAGCTACTGGAGGTGACAGTCAGTAACAACCAGAGCCTGCTGGTGCATGACTTCAACATGGGCAAC CTGCCGAGTCAGTTAGGAAAGGAGCCCACTGGGAGAAAAGGTCGAAAGTCAAATGGTGATGGACAGGAGGGTAAACCAAGAAAGAAGAGAAGCGAGGCAAAG CAATCAGTGATGCTGAATGCAGATGGAGGCAGCCTGTCGCCGGGAACCAAGCCTCACATCTGTGAGCACTGCTCTGCATCCTTCAGAAGCTCCTATCACCTACGCAGACATGTCCTCATTCACACAG GTGAAAGACCCTTCAGATGCAATCAGTGCAACATGAGTTTCATTCAGAAGTACCTTCTCCAGCGACACGAGAAAATCCACAGTG GAGAGAAGCCGTTCAGCTGTGACCAGTGTAACATGCGTTTCATTCAGAAGTACCACATGGAGAGGCACAAGAGGACACACAGCGGAGAAAAGCCGTACAGATGCGAGACCTGCCAACAG TATTTTTCTAGGACAGACCGACTGCTTAAGCACAAGCGAACCTGTGGAGAAGCCATAAAGAAGGGGCTGGATCCCGGGATGATGGACCTGGGTTGTGTAGACATGGGACATGGCAGCTATGGAATTACTCAGGGAAATACTGGGGCTActgggagaaagaggggaaggTCCAAAAATtctggagagggaggggagcgCAAGAAGAAGGGGGATGGAGGGGGGGTGAGGGTACCGCACATTCATGGGGCTGTATCTGGAGGCTACAGCATCCATGAATACTCTATGGAGAATCAAACAACATCTTCCTCTACTGAGCCAGGACCCAGCATGCAGCAGGTCCACCACGGCCGAGCTCCAAAGATGGCATTCAAGAAGGCCAATCGTAAGAGCCTGGACAAAGCAGGTCTGGGACAGGCCAAAGCAGGCTCATTGGAGCAGAGTGGGCGCATGGATGGCCTTGGCCTCATGCAGGGTAACGGGGTTAAAGTAGGGCCCATCAGCAGCAACTACGACGACGCCATGCAGTTCCTCAAGAAAAGACGCTACCTTCAAGCAGCAAACAATGCAAACTCATCAGGGCCAGTGGTGGTTGGAGGAACCAGTAGTGAGTACGATGTCGGCATTGGTCACTTATCCTCCCAGCAGTCTGTCATTCAGGGTGTCGTTTCCAGTGTGATGGACAATGATGCACCTCTGAGTCTCGACAAGTCGGGGATCCCAGATGAGGTGCTGCAGAGCCTCCTCGACCACTACACCCAGAAACCTGACGGCTCGCACCACGACGTTCACTTTGACATCGATGACCACAACGTGGACCTGAACCCTGCCTCAGCTGACATCGGCCACAACACCGACACCTCCAGTCCATCTGGAGACAAGACTGTCATGATGCATGAGTACTCGCGCTTCCTGCTGCAGGCTTTGGAGCGCACCAGCCACAGTGCCAGCTTCGCTCTGAGCCCCAGGCCTCCCGCCTCAGGACCATTCACCAGTTCCCACCCAGGAAATCCTCTCTATGCTGACAAGAACATCTACACTACGTCCCCACTGGAGTGTGGGTTTGGCCAGTCGGTGGCCTCGCCTTCGCTACCCTCCTCTGTGCCAAAGTCTCACTTTGCGATGCTGACGGGGTCCTCACCACAGCACAGCTTCCACCTGAGCAGCCTGGAGGCCTCGACACACCAGCAGCTCACCCCTTCTCAGGAGCTCACCGACCAGATGGAGAAGCAGCACTCCTCCACTCCCCCTTCCTCCTACCAGATCAGCCCATCTGACCTGAGCAGCCAGAAGGACCACCCACCAGTCAAGAACGGCACGGCGGTCTACCCTCTGGCTCCCTCACAGAATCTGGCCTCTCTGGACTCCTCCAAGTCTTCCTACCAGATAGAAAACTTTGCCCAGGCCTTTGGCTCCCAGTTCAAGCCAGACAGCCGTGGCTTGTCTTATGGCACGGACGCTAGCGGGGAGGTGGATCACAGGATACGGACGCCTGTGTCTGAATTCTCAGGGTATAGTAGTTTGTTATCTGATGTCAATGAGCCAGTAAGTACAGGTTCCAAAACTACAACAAGCCAAAGCTACAGATGA
- the znf281a gene encoding zinc finger protein 281 isoform X1 → MNIIQDKLGNEFLRSNGSMDSNFGPGMIMFSHLPPVTSFTRLAAHSVMQDLPPQEMILKKERDSPDCSMGSQGGRAGVEDYVHAMGIKQEKPSEHDYRLPVYPGVLGKSTELLEVTVSNNQSLLVHDFNMGNLPSQLGKEPTGRKGRKSNGDGQEGKPRKKRSEAKQSVMLNADGGSLSPGTKPHICEHCSASFRSSYHLRRHVLIHTGERPFRCNQCNMSFIQKYLLQRHEKIHSGEKPFSCDQCNMRFIQKYHMERHKRTHSGEKPYRCETCQQYFSRTDRLLKHKRTCGEAIKKGLDPGMMDLGCVDMGHGSYGITQGNTGATGRKRGRSKNSGEGGERKKKGDGGGVRVPHIHGAVSGGYSIHEYSMENQTTSSSTEPGPSMQQVHHGRAPKMAFKKANRKSLDKAGLGQAKAGSLEQSGRMDGLGLMQGNGVKVGPISSNYDDAMQFLKKRRYLQAANNANSSGPVVVGGTSSEYDVGIGHLSSQQSVIQGVVSSVMDNDAPLSLDKSGIPDEVLQSLLDHYTQKPDGSHHDVHFDIDDHNVDLNPASADIGHNTDTSSPSGDKTVMMHEYSRFLLQALERTSHSASFALSPRPPASGPFTSSHPGNPLYADKNIYTTSPLECGFGQSVASPSLPSSVPKSHFAMLTGSSPQHSFHLSSLEASTHQQLTPSQELTDQMEKQHSSTPPSSYQISPSDLSSQKDHPPVKNGTAVYPLAPSQNLASLDSSKSSYQIENFAQAFGSQFKPDSRGLSYGTDASGEVDHRIRTPVSEFSGYSSLLSDVNEPVSTGSKTTTSQSYR, encoded by the exons ATGAACATCATTCAAGACAAACTAGGCAATGAATTCCTGCGCTCCAACGGGAGCATGGACTCCAATTTCGGCCCTGGCATGATTATGTTCAGCCACCTCCCCCCGGTGACCAGCTTCACCCGTCTGGCTGCCCACTCTGTCATGCAGGACCTTCCACCTCAAGAAATGATCCTGAAGAAGGAGCGTGATTCACCTGACTGCAGCATGGGCTCCCAGGGTGGCCGTGCGGGGGTGGAAGACTATGTTCACGCCATGGGTATCAAGCAGGAGAAGCCGTCAGAGCACGATTATCGCCTGCCGGTTTATCCAGGAGTGCTGGGGAAGAGCACAGAGCTACTGGAGGTGACAGTCAGTAACAACCAGAGCCTGCTGGTGCATGACTTCAACATGGGCAAC CTGCCGAGTCAGTTAGGAAAGGAGCCCACTGGGAGAAAAGGTCGAAAGTCAAATGGTGATGGACAGGAGGGTAAACCAAGAAAGAAGAGAAGCGAGGCAAAG CAATCAGTGATGCTGAATGCAGATGGAGGCAGCCTGTCGCCGGGAACCAAGCCTCACATCTGTGAGCACTGCTCTGCATCCTTCAGAAGCTCCTATCACCTACGCAGACATGTCCTCATTCACACAG GTGAAAGACCCTTCAGATGCAATCAGTGCAACATGAGTTTCATTCAGAAGTACCTTCTCCAGCGACACGAGAAAATCCACAGTG GAGAGAAGCCGTTCAGCTGTGACCAGTGTAACATGCGTTTCATTCAGAAGTACCACATGGAGAGGCACAAGAGGACACACAGCGGAGAAAAGCCGTACAGATGCGAGACCTGCCAACAG TATTTTTCTAGGACAGACCGACTGCTTAAGCACAAGCGAACCTGTGGAGAAGCCATAAAGAAGGGGCTGGATCCCGGGATGATGGACCTGGGTTGTGTAGACATGGGACATGGCAGCTATGGAATTACTCAGGGAAATACTGGGGCTActgggagaaagaggggaaggTCCAAAAATtctggagagggaggggagcgCAAGAAGAAGGGGGATGGAGGGGGGGTGAGGGTACCGCACATTCATGGGGCTGTATCTGGAGGCTACAGCATCCATGAATACTCTATGGAGAATCAAACAACATCTTCCTCTACTGAGCCAGGACCCAGCATGCAGCAGGTCCACCACGGCCGAGCTCCAAAGATGGCATTCAAGAAGGCCAATCGTAAGAGCCTGGACAAAGCAGGTCTGGGACAGGCCAAAGCAGGCTCATTGGAGCAGAGTGGGCGCATGGATGGCCTTGGCCTCATGCAGGGTAACGGGGTTAAAGTAGGGCCCATCAGCAGCAACTACGACGACGCCATGCAGTTCCTCAAGAAAAGACGCTACCTTCAAGCAGCAAACAATGCAAACTCATCAGGGCCAGTGGTGGTTGGAGGAACCAGTAGTGAGTACGATGTCGGCATTGGTCACTTATCCTCCCAGCAGTCTGTCATTCAGGGTGTCGTTTCCAGTGTGATGGACAATGATGCACCTCTGAGTCTCGACAAGTCGGGGATCCCAGATGAGGTGCTGCAGAGCCTCCTCGACCACTACACCCAGAAACCTGACGGCTCGCACCACGACGTTCACTTTGACATCGATGACCACAACGTGGACCTGAACCCTGCCTCAGCTGACATCGGCCACAACACCGACACCTCCAGTCCATCTGGAGACAAGACTGTCATGATGCATGAGTACTCGCGCTTCCTGCTGCAGGCTTTGGAGCGCACCAGCCACAGTGCCAGCTTCGCTCTGAGCCCCAGGCCTCCCGCCTCAGGACCATTCACCAGTTCCCACCCAGGAAATCCTCTCTATGCTGACAAGAACATCTACACTACGTCCCCACTGGAGTGTGGGTTTGGCCAGTCGGTGGCCTCGCCTTCGCTACCCTCCTCTGTGCCAAAGTCTCACTTTGCGATGCTGACGGGGTCCTCACCACAGCACAGCTTCCACCTGAGCAGCCTGGAGGCCTCGACACACCAGCAGCTCACCCCTTCTCAGGAGCTCACCGACCAGATGGAGAAGCAGCACTCCTCCACTCCCCCTTCCTCCTACCAGATCAGCCCATCTGACCTGAGCAGCCAGAAGGACCACCCACCAGTCAAGAACGGCACGGCGGTCTACCCTCTGGCTCCCTCACAGAATCTGGCCTCTCTGGACTCCTCCAAGTCTTCCTACCAGATAGAAAACTTTGCCCAGGCCTTTGGCTCCCAGTTCAAGCCAGACAGCCGTGGCTTGTCTTATGGCACGGACGCTAGCGGGGAGGTGGATCACAGGATACGGACGCCTGTGTCTGAATTCTCAGGGTATAGTAGTTTGTTATCTGATGTCAATGAGCCAGTAAGTACAGGTTCCAAAACTACAACAAGCCAAAGCTACAGATGA